The Astatotilapia calliptera chromosome 14, fAstCal1.2, whole genome shotgun sequence genome includes a region encoding these proteins:
- the LOC113036578 gene encoding odorant receptor 131-2-like yields the protein MAGNSSLICAFLHQLLTVRVMIVHTLVIIFLCINMLLIVTFVKKECFHTSARYILFFVTLLSDSFLLLMTDILLILTRCSVQVWLCIFICLFVLVYSIVTPVTLTAMTLERYVAICMPLRHGQLCSTRSTMYCILIIHGLSSGPCIVIISMFFATASLSFYNQYTICSVEMFMLYRWQDHARSAVSQFYFMTMGITIVFSYVQIMKVAKAASGESKKSTQKGVRTVILHAFQLFLCLVQLWSPFIETAVLQIDVNLFRDFRYFNYVFFSIVPRCLSPLIYGLRDETFYLSLKKYVWCFPLIKSNIRG from the exons ATGGCAGGTAACAGCTCACTAATTTGTGCTTTCTTGCACCAACTATTGACAGTCCGGGTCATGATTGTGCACACCCTGGTCATAATCTTTCTTTGTATCAACATGTTGCTCATTGTGACCTTTGTAAAAAAGGAATGTTTTCACACATCTGCTcgctacattttattttttgtcactttACTGTCAGACAGCTTTTTGTTACTCATGACCGATATCCTGCTTATTTTAACCAGATGTTCAGTGCAAGTTTGGTTGTGTATATTTATCTGTCTTTTTGTGCTTGTGTATTCTATTGTCACACCAGTTACTCTGACAGCAATGACTCTGGAGCGCTATGTGGCCATTTGTATGCCCCTTCGTCATGGACAGCTGTGCTCCACACGCAGCACTATGTACTGTATCCTGATTATTCATGGCCTCAGCTCTGGGCCATGCATTGTTATCATTTCCATGTTCTTTGCTACTGCTTCACTTAGCTTCTACAATCAATACACTATTTGCTCTGTTGAAATGTTTATGCTTTATAGATGGCAGGATCATGCTCGCTCAGCTGTaagtcagttttatttcatGACTATGGGCATCACTATTGTTTTTTCATATGTTCAAATAATGAAAGTGGCCAAAGCTGCATCAGGAGAGAGTAAgaagtcaacacaaaaaggagTGAGAACAGTGATCCTTCATGCTTTCCAGCTGTTTCTCTGTCTTGTTCAGCTGTGGAGTCCATTCATAGAAACAGCTGTCCTTCAGATTGACGTCAACTTGTTTAGAGATTTCAGATATTTTAACTATGTATTTTTTAGTATTGTTCCAAGGTGTCTGAGTCCTCTCATCTATGGCCTCAGGGATGAAACTTTCTATCTTTCTTTGAAA aagtATGTGTGGTGTTTTCCACTTATCAAGTCTAACATAAGAGGCTAA